Proteins found in one Leguminivora glycinivorella isolate SPB_JAAS2020 chromosome 4, LegGlyc_1.1, whole genome shotgun sequence genomic segment:
- the LOC125225609 gene encoding uncharacterized protein LOC125225609: MATSNSVGLFSSFNHQQQEWLTYKNRLEQWFIANNIDQASDKAGVRRRAILLSALTESTYQLASNLALPDVLETKSYSEVVELLDAHFTPKRCVFAERYHFHSATQKVGETSAQWAARLRGLAAYCQFKNIEEALLDRFIMGMQSGKEREKLFSKELGELTLAKAIDIAESVRCARAAASATLAAAATAAVPGAESVLKIGETTAGRGNKCSVCGLSSHKAENCRYVNYKCKRCKKKGHLRKMCNLKYVESEEVSEDDDVLAD, from the exons ATGGCAACTTCAAACTCGGTTGGCTTGTTTTCAAGTTTTAATCATCAACAGCAAGAATGGCTTACGTACAAAAATAGGCTAGAACAGTGGTTCATCGCAAACAACATCGATCAAGCAAGCGACAAAGCGGGTGTGAGAAGGCGCGCCATCTTGTTAAGTGCGCTTACGGAAAGTACCTATCAATTAGCAAGTAATCTTGCACTGCCTGATGTTCTTGAAACTAAAAGTTATAGTGAAGTGGTGGAGTTGTTGGATGCGCATTTTACTCCGAAGCGCTGCGTCTTCGCGGAGCGTTATCacttccattcggctacgcagaaGGTAGGCGAAACTTCGGCGCAGTGGGCCGCGCGGCTGCGCGGGCTCGCGGCGTATTGCCAGTTCAAGAACATTGAGGAGGCGCTTTTGGACAGATTCATCATGGGCATGCAGTCTGGAAAAGAGCGTGAAAAATTGTTTTCGAAGGAGCTCGGCGAACTCACCCTAGCGAAAGCAATAGACATCGCTGAAAGTGTGCGGTGCGCGCGCGCCGCAGCCAGCGCGACCTTGGCGGCCGCCGCGACGGCGGCGGTGCCCGGCGCTGAGAGCGTGTTAAAAATCGGCGAAACTACGGCGGGTCGCGGGAATAAGTGTTCTGTGTGCGGTCTAAGTAGTCATAAAGCTGAAAACTGTCGTTACGTAAATTACAAGTGCAAAAGGTGTAAAAAAAAGGGTCATTTACGTAAGATGTGTAACCTCAAATACGTTGAGTCGGAGGAGGTGAGCGAAGATGATGATG TGCTCGCAGATTAA